Proteins co-encoded in one Lentimicrobium sp. L6 genomic window:
- a CDS encoding tetratricopeptide repeat-containing sensor histidine kinase, with the protein MKKYIIVVLATFFSLNIIAQHTDNIPYVDSLLSVVEANSDPKTKIQAYSKLCWIERSRNPQMALDNGNRGLQEINNHPELDYLKPELLNYLGLVHRNKGDYSNAINYYFEALELATKYDNTIQIAYSNNNLGGIFTLKGDYLNAIKYLEKAFFNFKKIDDYKGLGYVCVNLGNLHRHNDDTKEAIEYFNQAVEYKNMVDDSVGIAILINLQAITYYDMGDYNKAYGLYRELEPLYINNKDEKGLAVIKNYLGLLEVRNKKYSEAIAYYKQAIAINEKIENKQGISTSLINLAYVYHKKGLKNDSFKSIDKGYGIAKQIGDKEEIAHAYEIYSIIYSELNDFKKAYSFQEKYTQAVISKNDYETKERLAALRINNELDKRAKKNKYLEEENENLNHENNEVKGSLIAYKYITIALLIILIGIGIYVFILLRKNREKITDNSALLLANEKLSEANQTRDKFLSIIGHDLKNPFNSVLGLTSLLSSEWDTIPNEEKKYIINEINTTSNTLYELMDNLLLWAKNQSNSIHVFPEEFNMNDYLVDMYELFRNQASYKNIKILMDIGEKNMVYADPNMISTVLRNLMSNAIKFTRKSGKISVELKQRNAELEFCISDNGKGLLPDDLKRILETKSSHTTKGTENETGTGLGLLLVKEFIRLNGGVFWVESKLDIGSKFYFTLPKKTKPRF; encoded by the coding sequence TTGAAGAAATATATCATTGTTGTTTTAGCAACTTTCTTTTCATTAAACATTATAGCTCAGCATACGGACAATATTCCTTATGTGGATAGTTTATTGAGTGTTGTTGAAGCTAACTCAGATCCTAAAACTAAAATCCAGGCCTATTCTAAATTGTGTTGGATTGAACGTAGCCGAAACCCTCAAATGGCCTTAGATAATGGAAACAGAGGTCTTCAAGAAATAAACAATCACCCCGAGCTAGATTACCTAAAACCAGAATTACTAAACTACCTAGGTTTAGTTCATAGAAACAAAGGAGACTATTCCAATGCTATCAATTATTATTTTGAAGCTCTAGAATTGGCTACGAAATACGATAATACCATTCAAATAGCATACTCTAATAATAATCTAGGTGGAATATTCACCCTAAAAGGAGATTATTTAAATGCTATAAAGTATTTAGAGAAAGCCTTCTTTAATTTTAAGAAAATAGATGATTATAAAGGATTGGGTTATGTTTGTGTTAATCTAGGAAATTTGCACCGTCATAATGATGATACCAAAGAGGCTATAGAGTATTTCAATCAAGCAGTTGAATATAAAAACATGGTGGATGATTCTGTTGGAATCGCTATCTTGATTAACCTTCAGGCTATCACCTATTATGATATGGGCGATTATAATAAAGCTTATGGTTTGTATCGAGAACTAGAACCTTTATATATTAATAATAAAGATGAGAAGGGATTGGCTGTTATTAAAAACTATCTGGGGTTATTGGAGGTTCGAAATAAAAAATATTCAGAAGCAATTGCATATTATAAACAAGCCATTGCCATAAATGAGAAAATTGAGAATAAGCAAGGAATATCTACATCACTGATTAATTTGGCTTATGTATATCATAAGAAAGGACTTAAAAATGATTCCTTTAAAAGTATAGATAAAGGATATGGTATTGCTAAACAAATAGGTGACAAAGAGGAGATAGCCCATGCTTATGAGATATATTCTATTATTTATTCAGAATTAAATGATTTTAAGAAAGCCTATTCCTTTCAGGAGAAATATACTCAGGCGGTTATAAGCAAAAATGATTATGAAACAAAAGAAAGGTTAGCAGCCCTAAGGATTAATAATGAGTTGGACAAGAGGGCAAAGAAAAATAAATATCTTGAAGAGGAAAATGAGAATTTGAATCATGAGAATAATGAAGTAAAAGGGAGTTTAATAGCGTATAAATACATTACTATCGCCCTGTTAATTATATTAATTGGGATTGGAATATATGTGTTTATCTTACTTAGAAAAAATAGAGAGAAAATTACAGATAATTCTGCCTTGCTGCTGGCCAATGAGAAATTATCTGAAGCCAACCAAACAAGAGATAAGTTCTTAAGTATTATAGGTCATGATTTAAAAAATCCTTTTAACTCGGTATTGGGTTTAACAAGTTTATTATCCTCAGAATGGGATACGATTCCAAATGAAGAGAAGAAATATATTATTAATGAAATAAATACCACCAGTAATACGCTTTATGAATTGATGGATAACCTTTTATTATGGGCGAAAAATCAATCTAATTCTATTCATGTTTTTCCAGAAGAATTTAACATGAATGATTACTTGGTGGATATGTATGAGTTATTTCGCAATCAAGCCAGTTATAAAAACATTAAAATACTCATGGATATTGGTGAGAAGAATATGGTGTATGCTGATCCCAATATGATTAGTACTGTACTTAGAAATCTGATGAGTAATGCCATTAAATTTACTCGTAAAAGCGGAAAGATTAGTGTGGAGCTAAAACAAAGAAATGCTGAATTGGAATTCTGTATTTCTGATAATGGAAAAGGTCTATTACCCGATGACTTAAAAAGAATTTTAGAAACAAAATCTAGCCATACTACAAAAGGAACAGAAAACGAAACAGGAACTGGGCTTGGTTTATTGTTGGTTAAGGAGTTTATTCGGCTAAATGGTGGCGTATTTTGGGTGGAATCAAAGCTAGATATAGGAAGTAAGTTTTATTTCACACTGCCCAAAAAAACCAAACCTAGGTTTTAA
- a CDS encoding ElyC/SanA/YdcF family protein, whose protein sequence is MSWRVKKEKYVLRVWVKLLILGSFLGLMYFVIYYAYSFLSPNQKVEAKILVVEGWLNDYALEESLEIFREGNYEHLMITGGPLNTGYVIMNYRSTADVSFQTLLEYGASPDSMTAVNRELVWRDRTYHSALELKKFLSKNYPGTYAFNLVSLGAHSRRSWLLFQKALPEHHIGIISINDRLYDHHQWWKNSKGFRSVLTEGIGYFYVLFFFSAYSL, encoded by the coding sequence ATGTCTTGGCGAGTTAAAAAGGAAAAATATGTATTACGAGTATGGGTGAAGTTACTCATATTAGGCTCTTTCCTTGGTCTTATGTATTTTGTTATTTATTATGCCTATTCATTTTTATCTCCCAATCAAAAAGTAGAAGCTAAAATTCTCGTTGTCGAAGGATGGTTAAATGATTATGCTCTTGAGGAAAGTCTGGAAATTTTTAGGGAGGGAAATTATGAACACCTGATGATAACTGGAGGCCCATTAAACACCGGATACGTTATCATGAATTATCGATCAACGGCTGATGTATCCTTTCAAACATTATTAGAATATGGTGCTTCACCTGATAGTATGACGGCAGTAAATAGGGAATTGGTTTGGCGCGACAGAACCTATCATTCGGCTTTAGAGCTAAAAAAATTCTTATCGAAAAATTATCCGGGAACCTATGCTTTTAACCTTGTTTCCTTGGGTGCACATTCTCGTAGAAGTTGGCTTCTATTTCAAAAAGCCCTACCTGAGCATCATATAGGAATCATATCCATAAATGATCGGCTATATGACCATCATCAGTGGTGGAAAAATAGCAAAGGTTTTCGTTCTGTGCTAACAGAAGGGATTGGCTATTTTTATGTTTTATTTTTCTTTTCAGCTTATTCTTTATGA
- a CDS encoding DUF1858 domain-containing protein: protein MITKHIQIEDLVNDYPFSVKYLAEHGIRCIACGEPIWGTLEEAAKEKGFDDDKIDAFINEMNQINQTK, encoded by the coding sequence ATGATAACAAAACACATTCAAATTGAAGATCTAGTAAATGATTATCCATTTTCGGTTAAATATTTAGCAGAGCATGGTATAAGATGTATTGCCTGTGGAGAACCTATTTGGGGAACTTTAGAGGAGGCTGCAAAAGAAAAAGGATTTGATGATGATAAAATCGATGCCTTTATCAATGAGATGAATCAAATAAATCAAACAAAATAA
- a CDS encoding uridine kinase, which produces MIIGIGGVSRAGKTSLAFKIREWIGYDEVLILHQDEFIQPMDKMPRISEHIDWEHPKSLNFESLIKKIKEAKEGNKTIIVEGLMVFWNPELLKILDHKIFLSIRKETFLSRKTLDNRWGDEPDWYIQHIWDSHFIYGLLPDGEPNVLQLDGEACCTDEAAKDFLNLP; this is translated from the coding sequence ATGATTATAGGAATAGGTGGTGTTAGCCGAGCCGGAAAAACTAGTTTAGCTTTTAAAATCAGAGAGTGGATTGGCTATGATGAGGTTCTGATACTTCATCAAGATGAGTTTATTCAACCGATGGATAAAATGCCTAGAATTAGTGAGCACATTGATTGGGAACATCCTAAATCATTAAATTTCGAATCCTTAATCAAAAAAATAAAGGAAGCAAAAGAAGGGAATAAGACTATTATTGTAGAAGGTTTAATGGTCTTTTGGAACCCTGAACTTTTAAAAATATTAGATCATAAGATTTTCTTGAGCATCAGGAAAGAAACTTTCTTAAGTAGAAAGACTTTGGATAATCGTTGGGGCGATGAACCCGATTGGTATATACAGCATATCTGGGACAGCCATTTTATCTACGGTTTATTGCCTGATGGAGAACCTAATGTATTGCAATTAGATGGTGAAGCTTGTTGCACTGATGAGGCTGCTAAAGATTTTCTAAATTTACCCTAA
- a CDS encoding TonB-dependent receptor — protein sequence MIKNLFSLLLLLSFSISSFAGTIKGVVSDKNTNELLVGVTIIVSQASDSSRSMLTGTSTDLDGNYAINLEAGHYRLTYSYVAYESTEFVFEISDGQVIEHSIGIIESGFMLESVEVIAKVSRESENILLMDQKKASVSIESIGAKQLTSQGVSDAASGVTKVSGISQQSGSYTINVRGLGDRYNSTTMNNLPLPSNHAEYKNINLELFSTDIISNIGVEKVFTSKIFGDVAGANINIVSKQQNEDPYLKFSFGSSYNSNLSNTSNFYLQDGPNKWGFSDFDPPAGENVPESYDAFENNWNPVTESSQPNLKGSITGGKSFDLKNEASINLFATASFDNEYGYSTEIQNRVNGSDDYRMALEGEKFWYNTQTTGMLNLNYNSDKNKIFFNSLVLNSSTQDLNHLEGKIIDIADNPETESAYVRRSNYERNLIFVNQLLGNHKIADSYEIDWGMAYNNITNTLPDRRHNIFVLDKSTGIYTPSTNDQANNHRYFHKLNEDEMALNFEVSKGFWKQEAEDYEYKLKFSLGYNGRFKEREFNSYQYNHKINKNNYNDPIDPWNVDDYFNDENYQAGYFSLKTFYSTLNLPVTYTGTQRINSGIVYAEYNANSKLLFVFGLRAENVYQSVDYQTTLKTGENSFDKMYYLPSLSMRYKLHEKSNIRFAASKTYTLPQFKERAPIQFEGITYSSIGNDYLYPSTNYNADLKWELFPKTGELISVTAFGKYIKDPINHFVMSSASNDFTYANTGDWAYVYGLELDYRKTLFQVNHASSSQKISAGLNLSFMKTEQELNNEKISEETDGKYISSFVTDREELQGAAPLLGNASLSYQRDWNDANNSLTATLVYAYTSDRLYLLGYAGEIGNQIDEAYHDLDFILKTRFNKLEISAHLKNILNPNLTRIQRNKSADHIVLQYQEGVEYGISISYKL from the coding sequence ATGATTAAAAATCTTTTTAGCCTGCTATTACTTTTGTCTTTTAGCATTTCTTCATTTGCAGGTACCATAAAAGGAGTTGTTTCAGATAAAAATACTAATGAACTTTTAGTTGGAGTTACCATTATCGTTTCACAAGCTAGCGACTCAAGTAGAAGTATGTTAACAGGAACCTCAACAGACCTTGATGGCAATTATGCAATCAATTTAGAGGCTGGCCATTATAGACTCACCTATTCTTATGTTGCTTATGAAAGTACTGAATTTGTATTTGAGATTTCTGATGGACAAGTAATAGAACATAGTATTGGTATAATAGAATCTGGTTTTATGCTAGAAAGTGTAGAAGTGATTGCCAAAGTGAGCCGTGAGTCTGAAAACATCCTTTTAATGGATCAGAAAAAAGCTTCTGTTTCCATAGAATCCATAGGTGCCAAACAATTAACAAGCCAAGGGGTGAGTGACGCAGCCAGTGGGGTAACTAAAGTATCTGGTATTAGTCAACAAAGTGGTTCATATACTATTAATGTGCGTGGTTTAGGTGATAGATATAATTCTACTACCATGAATAACCTTCCACTTCCTAGCAACCACGCAGAATACAAAAACATCAACTTAGAATTATTTTCCACCGATATTATTTCAAATATTGGTGTAGAGAAAGTATTTACTTCTAAAATATTTGGTGATGTTGCAGGTGCCAATATCAATATTGTATCGAAGCAACAAAACGAAGACCCCTATCTTAAGTTTTCTTTTGGTTCATCGTATAACTCAAACCTTTCGAACACATCCAACTTTTATCTACAAGATGGACCCAACAAATGGGGTTTTAGTGATTTCGATCCTCCAGCAGGAGAAAATGTTCCTGAAAGCTATGATGCATTTGAAAACAATTGGAACCCAGTTACAGAATCCTCTCAACCTAATTTAAAAGGTTCTATTACGGGTGGCAAAAGCTTTGATTTAAAAAATGAGGCTTCTATTAATTTATTTGCAACGGCCTCTTTCGATAACGAATATGGATACTCCACAGAAATTCAAAATAGAGTAAATGGTAGTGATGATTATAGAATGGCATTAGAAGGAGAAAAGTTTTGGTATAATACTCAAACAACGGGGATGCTAAACTTGAATTATAATTCTGATAAAAATAAGATCTTCTTTAATTCACTCGTCCTCAATTCCTCCACTCAAGATTTAAATCATTTAGAAGGAAAAATTATTGATATCGCAGATAATCCTGAGACAGAATCTGCTTATGTAAGACGAAGCAATTATGAAAGAAACCTCATCTTCGTAAATCAATTACTTGGAAATCATAAAATTGCGGATAGCTATGAAATAGATTGGGGAATGGCATATAATAATATCACCAATACGCTTCCAGACAGAAGACATAATATTTTTGTACTAGACAAAAGCACCGGTATCTATACCCCTTCAACCAATGACCAAGCCAATAATCACCGTTATTTCCATAAGCTCAATGAAGATGAAATGGCTTTAAATTTTGAGGTTTCAAAAGGATTTTGGAAACAAGAAGCTGAAGATTATGAATACAAACTAAAGTTTAGTCTGGGTTATAATGGAAGATTCAAAGAACGTGAATTCAATTCCTACCAATACAACCATAAAATAAACAAGAATAATTATAACGATCCTATTGACCCTTGGAATGTGGATGACTATTTTAATGATGAGAACTACCAAGCAGGTTACTTTTCTTTAAAAACCTTTTATAGTACCCTTAACCTTCCTGTGACTTATACTGGTACTCAAAGAATTAATTCAGGAATTGTTTATGCAGAATATAATGCCAATAGTAAATTGCTATTTGTATTTGGACTGAGAGCCGAAAATGTATATCAATCAGTGGATTATCAAACCACCTTAAAAACAGGAGAGAATTCCTTTGACAAAATGTATTATCTCCCAAGTTTATCCATGAGGTATAAACTCCATGAGAAATCAAATATCCGTTTTGCAGCCAGTAAAACCTATACCTTACCTCAGTTTAAAGAGCGCGCTCCGATCCAATTCGAAGGAATTACCTATTCTAGCATTGGTAATGATTATTTATATCCTTCTACCAATTATAATGCAGATTTAAAATGGGAATTATTTCCAAAGACAGGTGAGTTAATATCAGTTACAGCATTTGGAAAATATATTAAAGACCCTATCAATCACTTTGTGATGTCCTCTGCATCTAATGACTTCACTTATGCCAACACTGGTGACTGGGCCTATGTTTATGGATTAGAGTTGGACTATAGAAAAACACTATTTCAGGTTAACCATGCTTCATCTAGCCAAAAAATATCAGCAGGGCTCAACTTATCATTTATGAAAACGGAGCAAGAACTCAATAATGAAAAAATAAGTGAAGAGACCGATGGAAAGTATATTTCTTCTTTTGTTACGGATAGAGAAGAATTACAAGGTGCTGCACCACTTTTAGGAAATGCTAGTCTGAGTTACCAAAGAGATTGGAATGATGCCAATAATAGCTTAACAGCCACATTGGTTTATGCATATACCTCTGACAGACTTTACCTACTTGGTTACGCTGGTGAAATTGGAAATCAGATTGACGAAGCTTATCATGACTTAGATTTTATTCTAAAAACAAGATTCAACAAACTTGAGATTAGCGCACATTTAAAAAACATATTAAACCCTAATCTAACACGAATCCAACGCAATAAATCCGCAGACCATATTGTATTACAATACCAAGAAGGTGTTGAATATGGTATTAGCATTAGTTACAAATTATAA
- the mtaB gene encoding tRNA (N(6)-L-threonylcarbamoyladenosine(37)-C(2))-methylthiotransferase MtaB, giving the protein MENKRVAFQTYGCKLNFAETSTISKSFIDKGYEVVDFKEEADVYVINSCTVTDNAEKRCKEAVRRAKRLNPKSKVAIVGCYSQLRTKELEAFENVDFILGNKEKFKLINHVENFDGNCFSSNEAILKDKDFSPAYSIDDRTRTFLKVQDGCDYYCTFCAIPFARGRSRSDTVENTVKQAMEVVAQGQKEIILTGVNIGTFGKGRDEKFYDLLIALEKVEGLERIRISSIEPNLLTSEIIDHVAQSKKILPHFHIPLQSGSDEMLALMKRKYKREVFENRVKSIKEKMPLACIAADVIIGFPGETEEHFMDTYQFIEELPLSYLHVFTYSDRPEAKASQMEAKVKPADKKDRSKRLHALGEQKKRDFYRINADTEHIVLWEGAHRNGKMNGLTENYVPISAPFDESKINTLETVKLEKVNTEGEWVV; this is encoded by the coding sequence GTGGAGAATAAAAGAGTAGCATTTCAAACCTATGGTTGCAAGTTAAATTTTGCAGAAACTTCAACCATTAGCAAATCGTTTATTGACAAAGGTTACGAGGTGGTTGACTTTAAAGAGGAGGCCGATGTATATGTCATTAATAGCTGTACAGTAACTGATAATGCAGAGAAGAGATGTAAGGAAGCTGTTCGTCGGGCTAAGAGGTTAAATCCAAAATCGAAAGTTGCCATAGTCGGTTGTTATTCTCAACTTCGCACTAAGGAATTAGAAGCATTCGAAAATGTAGACTTCATTCTGGGTAATAAAGAGAAGTTCAAGCTTATCAACCATGTTGAAAATTTTGATGGAAACTGCTTTAGTAGCAACGAAGCCATCTTAAAAGATAAAGATTTTAGCCCAGCTTATAGCATTGATGACAGAACTCGAACCTTTTTGAAAGTTCAGGATGGTTGTGATTATTATTGTACTTTTTGTGCCATTCCATTTGCCAGAGGAAGAAGCAGGAGCGATACTGTTGAAAACACAGTAAAACAAGCTATGGAAGTAGTTGCTCAAGGGCAGAAAGAAATCATCTTGACTGGAGTTAACATTGGAACTTTTGGAAAAGGTAGAGATGAGAAATTCTATGATCTACTTATTGCTTTAGAAAAAGTGGAAGGCTTAGAAAGGATTAGAATCAGCTCCATTGAACCCAACCTTCTCACCAGCGAAATCATAGACCATGTAGCTCAGTCTAAAAAGATTCTTCCTCACTTTCACATTCCTTTGCAAAGTGGTTCTGACGAAATGCTGGCTTTAATGAAAAGAAAGTATAAGAGAGAAGTATTTGAAAATAGAGTAAAAAGTATCAAAGAGAAAATGCCATTGGCTTGTATTGCTGCTGATGTGATTATTGGATTCCCTGGCGAAACTGAGGAGCACTTTATGGATACCTACCAATTTATTGAGGAGCTTCCTCTATCCTATCTACATGTGTTTACTTATAGCGACCGCCCCGAGGCAAAAGCATCTCAAATGGAGGCCAAAGTAAAACCAGCCGACAAGAAAGATAGAAGCAAGAGACTTCATGCCCTTGGTGAGCAAAAGAAAAGAGATTTCTATAGAATCAATGCCGATACCGAACATATCGTATTATGGGAAGGTGCACATAGAAATGGAAAAATGAATGGTCTAACAGAAAATTACGTTCCTATTTCTGCTCCTTTCGATGAAAGCAAAATTAATACCCTTGAAACCGTCAAGCTTGAAAAAGTGAATACCGAAGGCGAGTGGGTCGTATAG
- a CDS encoding rhomboid family intramembrane serine protease, with translation MIINYAIIAVTVLVSMLAWNRPELFAKLKFNPYIIKNNKEYWRLGSYGLIHADWMHLGINMFVLWSFGSIVVQYFQVVFPGKAIFFYLVLYIGGLLVANASSFGKHKDNPYYNAVGASGAVSAILFSSILFNPMGKIYLFLIPIGIPAIVFGVLYLVYSIYMDKKAQDNVGHDAHFWGGVFGFVFTIALKPDLIQHFFYEIFG, from the coding sequence ATGATCATCAATTACGCTATTATTGCCGTAACGGTATTAGTTTCTATGTTAGCTTGGAACCGACCTGAGCTTTTTGCAAAACTAAAATTCAATCCCTATATTATTAAAAACAATAAGGAATATTGGAGACTAGGAAGCTATGGTTTAATACATGCAGATTGGATGCATTTAGGTATTAATATGTTTGTTCTCTGGTCATTTGGCTCCATTGTGGTTCAATATTTTCAAGTAGTTTTTCCTGGGAAAGCCATCTTTTTTTACCTGGTTCTGTATATAGGAGGATTGTTGGTGGCTAATGCATCCTCCTTTGGTAAACATAAAGACAATCCATATTATAATGCAGTTGGTGCCAGTGGTGCAGTATCTGCTATTTTATTTTCTTCCATTCTTTTCAACCCCATGGGTAAAATATATTTATTTCTGATTCCTATAGGTATTCCAGCAATTGTATTCGGAGTTTTATATTTGGTTTACTCTATTTATATGGATAAAAAAGCCCAAGATAATGTGGGGCATGATGCCCATTTCTGGGGCGGGGTATTTGGTTTCGTTTTCACTATCGCCTTAAAACCTGATTTAATTCAGCATTTCTTTTATGAAATCTTTGGGTAA
- a CDS encoding DUF134 domain-containing protein, with translation MPRRRRLRKVVAPPSFRGYKPYGNKKSSKIPVELYYEEYEAIKLADYDSLSQLEASKIMGVSRPTFARIYASARQKIAIALTETREIITVYGHAVLDKDWYQCKKCHSKFSLPPQADQFHCPLCQSENFQSINPEK, from the coding sequence ATGCCAAGACGAAGAAGACTAAGAAAAGTTGTTGCTCCACCTAGTTTCAGAGGCTATAAACCTTATGGAAATAAGAAATCGAGCAAAATCCCAGTTGAACTATATTACGAGGAATATGAAGCTATTAAACTAGCTGATTATGATTCTTTAAGTCAATTGGAGGCTTCAAAGATAATGGGAGTATCACGTCCTACTTTTGCAAGGATTTATGCATCAGCAAGACAAAAAATAGCTATTGCCCTTACTGAAACAAGAGAAATCATCACAGTCTATGGCCATGCTGTTTTAGATAAAGACTGGTATCAATGCAAAAAATGCCATTCCAAGTTCTCCTTACCACCTCAAGCAGATCAGTTTCATTGCCCTCTATGTCAATCAGAGAATTTCCAATCCATTAACCCAGAAAAATAA
- a CDS encoding NifB/NifX family molybdenum-iron cluster-binding protein, whose product MKTVITAKENQEESTFDLRFGRGAYFCLFDSETMQIEFHKNEFAEAQGGAGTKAAEKMIALGAQKVISGDFGPKAKELLEKFKIQMVIFENDEITIAEIIKLIS is encoded by the coding sequence ATGAAGACAGTAATTACAGCAAAAGAAAATCAGGAGGAATCAACATTTGATTTAAGATTTGGAAGAGGCGCTTATTTTTGCTTATTCGACTCAGAAACTATGCAAATAGAGTTTCACAAGAATGAATTTGCGGAGGCTCAAGGTGGTGCTGGAACTAAAGCCGCAGAAAAAATGATAGCCTTAGGAGCACAAAAGGTTATTTCTGGTGACTTTGGACCAAAAGCAAAAGAGTTATTAGAGAAGTTTAAAATTCAAATGGTCATTTTTGAAAATGATGAAATCACCATTGCAGAAATTATAAAGTTAATTTCATAA
- a CDS encoding DUF5320 family protein, which yields MPGFNRQGPPFGDGNQSGKRMGKCNPKDRKPKTSDEDWELENEKISKVFGKRNGLGRGKGQKKHHRFRYDDASAED from the coding sequence ATGCCTGGTTTTAACAGACAAGGGCCACCATTTGGTGATGGTAACCAAAGTGGTAAAAGAATGGGAAAATGCAATCCCAAAGATAGAAAGCCTAAAACTTCAGATGAAGATTGGGAACTTGAAAATGAAAAAATATCCAAGGTATTTGGAAAAAGAAACGGATTAGGCCGTGGAAAAGGTCAAAAAAAGCATCATCGCTTCCGCTACGATGACGCTTCTGCAGAAGACTAA
- a CDS encoding 4Fe-4S binding protein: MPFKIAVASGKGGTGKTSISVQLFHALGRVHPSFLVDCDVEEPNDGLFFPDAKIISTEIINQQVANINSENCTYCQKCIEYCEFNAITVIPPVEYTKIDPSLCHSCGACLYVCQDQAIFETDSELGKMKTYHIEAQNYLIEGLLKIGSPMQTSLIRSLKKLTPQNSSIIIYDAPPGTSCPVVETISESDYIVLVTEPTPFGLHDLKLTVELVKELDIPFGIIVNKAGLGFDKTHQYIKEKNIELLAEIPFSKTFASQYSKGELLKKGSHEFEDILSNLSIKLINKMNQHD, encoded by the coding sequence ATGCCTTTTAAAATAGCTGTGGCCAGCGGAAAAGGAGGAACGGGAAAAACGAGTATCTCGGTTCAGCTTTTTCACGCTCTTGGTAGAGTACACCCTAGTTTTTTAGTAGATTGCGATGTAGAAGAACCCAATGATGGTTTGTTTTTTCCAGATGCAAAAATCATAAGTACTGAGATCATCAATCAGCAAGTTGCCAATATCAACTCGGAAAATTGTACTTATTGCCAGAAATGTATTGAATATTGTGAATTTAATGCGATTACTGTTATTCCACCAGTTGAATACACTAAAATAGATCCCAGCCTTTGTCATTCTTGTGGAGCTTGTCTCTATGTCTGTCAAGACCAAGCTATTTTTGAAACTGACTCTGAATTAGGTAAAATGAAAACCTATCACATAGAAGCCCAAAACTATCTTATAGAAGGGCTATTAAAAATTGGGTCACCCATGCAAACTAGCTTAATCAGAAGCCTAAAAAAGCTGACTCCTCAAAATTCTTCTATCATTATATATGATGCTCCTCCTGGAACCAGCTGTCCGGTGGTAGAAACCATAAGTGAATCCGACTATATAGTTTTGGTAACAGAACCCACTCCTTTTGGTTTACACGATTTAAAACTAACGGTGGAATTGGTAAAAGAGTTGGATATTCCTTTTGGTATCATCGTTAATAAAGCAGGCCTTGGATTTGATAAAACCCATCAATATATCAAGGAAAAAAACATAGAACTATTAGCGGAAATACCCTTCTCAAAAACCTTTGCATCACAGTATTCAAAAGGAGAACTGCTAAAGAAAGGTTCACATGAATTCGAAGACATTCTCTCTAATTTGAGCATTAAACTCATCAACAAAATGAATCAACATGACTGA
- a CDS encoding 4Fe-4S binding protein, translating into MTEITILSGKGGTGKTSVTAALASLAQNTVFCDCDVDASDLHLILNPNIINKEIFEGAWLAEINTEICSNCGLCKEYCRFDAIHINEENHYQVNPFQCEGCRLCERVCPSNAIKSSRSINNFWCISETRFGNMVHAHMGAGEENS; encoded by the coding sequence ATGACTGAAATCACCATACTTAGCGGCAAAGGAGGCACTGGAAAGACCAGCGTTACAGCAGCTTTGGCTTCATTAGCTCAAAACACAGTATTTTGTGATTGTGATGTAGATGCTTCCGATTTACATTTGATTCTGAATCCCAATATTATTAATAAAGAAATATTTGAAGGAGCCTGGCTAGCAGAAATCAATACTGAAATCTGTAGTAATTGTGGATTATGTAAAGAATATTGTCGCTTCGATGCTATTCATATTAATGAAGAAAATCATTATCAAGTCAATCCATTTCAATGCGAAGGATGTAGATTATGTGAAAGAGTATGTCCAAGTAATGCCATCAAGTCGAGCCGAAGCATCAATAATTTTTGGTGTATTTCTGAAACTAGATTTGGCAATATGGTTCATGCGCATATGGGTGCAGGAGAGGAAAATTCATGA